From a region of the Mucilaginibacter auburnensis genome:
- the recR gene encoding recombination mediator RecR, with protein MNFSSKLLENAVAEFSKLPGVGQKTALRLVLHLLNQNKQEVEQFSGAITKLRNEIQFCATCHNISDTAICEICSSPKRDAGVICVVEDTRDVMAIENTSQFNGLYHVLGGLISPMDGVGPTDLQVDSLVERLKDGEVKEVIFALSATMEGDTTIFYLNKKLKPFNITISTIARGIAFGGELEYVDEITLGRSIVTRVPYENSLTK; from the coding sequence ATGAATTTCTCCTCCAAACTTTTGGAAAATGCAGTAGCCGAGTTCTCGAAATTGCCGGGCGTGGGCCAAAAAACCGCCTTGCGTTTAGTGCTGCATCTGCTTAACCAAAATAAGCAGGAGGTTGAACAATTCAGTGGCGCTATAACTAAACTCCGCAACGAGATACAGTTTTGTGCTACCTGTCATAACATATCAGATACCGCTATTTGCGAGATATGTTCATCCCCCAAACGCGATGCGGGTGTAATATGTGTAGTGGAAGATACCCGCGACGTGATGGCCATTGAAAATACCAGTCAGTTTAACGGATTGTACCATGTATTAGGCGGTTTGATATCGCCAATGGATGGCGTAGGTCCAACCGATCTTCAGGTGGATTCGCTGGTGGAACGCCTTAAAGATGGAGAGGTGAAAGAGGTGATATTCGCCCTGAGCGCTACCATGGAAGGTGACACCACTATATTCTATCTGAACAAAAAATTAAAACCCTTTAACATCACCATTTCAACTATAGCCCGTGGCATAGCTTTTGGAGGAGAGTTGGAGTACGTAGACGAGATCACCTTAGGCAGATCTATCGTAACGCGTGTTCCTTACGAGAACTCTTTAACCAAGTAA